The Cervus elaphus chromosome 22, mCerEla1.1, whole genome shotgun sequence genome has a window encoding:
- the LOC122680374 gene encoding mucin-22-like, translating to MLRQALLLSTCFALAMTYPMLLQEFFADLESIMDIEYTGLESTSGLESTTVPTDLKSTTVLESTTGLESTIGLESTAGPTDLEATTGHTNLESITDLESTSGLESTTGPTDLELTTGLQSTTGLESAISPTDLESTTGLESATGCMNLESTTGPQSTTDLESTTSPSDLESTTGPQSITGLQSTTSPTDLESTTDLQSTIGLESTTGLSDLTTHHDFTEDAETTTEVYLENTQTFEGVTAGYSEEPVAEA from the exons ATGCTCCGGCAAGCCCTTCTCCTCTCCACCTGCTTCGCTCTGGCTATGACTTACCCTATGCTGCTTCAGG AATTCTTTGCTGACTTAGAGTCAATCATGGACATAGAGTACACTGGCCTCGAGTCAACCAGTGGCCTAGAGTCAACCACCGTCCCCACTGACCTGAAGTCGACAACTGTCCTAGAGTCAACCACAGGCCTAGAGTCAACAATTGGCTTAGAGTCGACAGCTGGCCCCACTGACCTGGAGGCAACCACTGGCCACACTAACCTGGAGTCAATCACAGATCTAGAGTCAACCTCTGGCCTAGAGTCGACCACTGGCCCCACTGACCTGGAGTTGACCACTGGCCTACAGTCAACCACTGGCCTAGAGTCAGCCATTAGCCCCACTGACCTGGAGTCGACCACTGGCCTAGAGTCAGCCACTGGGTGCATGAACCTGGAGTCAACCACTGGCCCACAGTCAACAACTGACCTAGAGTCGACCACTAGCCCCTCTGACCTGGAGTCAACCACTGGCCCACAGTCAATCACTGGCCTACAGTCAACTACTAGCCCCACTGACCTGGAGTCGACCACTGACCTACAGTCAACCATTGGCTTAGAGTCAACCACTGGCCTATCAGACTTGACCACTCACCATGACTTCACTGAAGATGCAGAAACAACCACTGAAGTGTATTTGGAGAACACACAGACTTTTG AAGGTGTCACTGCTGGTTATTCTGAAGAGCCTGTGGCTGAAGCATGA